In the Solanum pennellii chromosome 5, SPENNV200 genome, one interval contains:
- the LOC107019429 gene encoding uncharacterized protein LOC107019429: MEKVKVFKERLKQTQSCQKSYTYVRRRPLEFEVDDWLYLKVSPMEVVMRFVKKEKLSPRYIGPYRISKRVGNVAYELELPKELEEVHSVFHVSMSKKCLGDTLLIVPTENVGIKHKLSYEEILVHVFDHQLCKLITKEVAWIKGNIHGSLGGFEWKIGEEKSENPSERPWGAAPRRDPKNRLYPSRSEPPRQTE; the protein is encoded by the exons ATGGAGAAAGTTAAAGTGTTTAAAGAGAGATTGAAACAGACACAGAGTtgccaaaagtcctacacataTGTTAGGAGAAGGCCGTTAGAATTTGAGGTGGATGATTGGTTGTATCTGAAAGTGTCACCCATGGAGGTGGTTATGAGGTTTGTTAAGAAGGaaaaacttagtccccggtatattggtccttacagAATTTCCAAGAGAGTTGGAAATGTAGCATATGAGTTGGAGTTACCCAAAGAGTTAGAAGAAGTTCATTCGGTATTCCATGTGTCTATGTCGAAGAAATGCTTGGGTGATACTTTattgattgtaccaactgagaatgttgggattaagcATAAGTTATCCTATGAGGAGATTCTGGttcatgtttttgatcatcAACTTTGCAAGTTGATAACAAAGGAAGTGGCATGGATTAAA GGGAATATCCATGGAAGTTTGGGAGGTTTTGAGTggaaaattggagaagaaaaatcAGAAAACCCGTCTGAAAGGCCTTGGGGCGCCGCTCCTAGAAGAGACCCTAAAAACAGACTCTATCCATCAAGATCTGAGCCGCCACGCCAGACAGAGTGA